In the Fimbriiglobus ruber genome, TACGGTCGGGTGCAAGACCCGTTCGGGCACGAGTGGTCGTTCTCGACGACCCTTTCGCCGGAACGCGCTCAGGCCGCGAAAGAAGCCTTCGCAAAACAGGGCATTTGCTGAGAATTGATGTAGTGGTTTTCAGCCTGAAAGGCTGGTAGTTCTCAGCCCAGGGCAACGCCCTGGGTCATACGACAACCAGAGTTTTCAGCCTGAAGAGACGAGGCGATCGAGGGAATCGGGGCGGGGGCTTTGCCCGCGTGCCAGTCGTCCCCAGGGTGTTGCCGCTCGCTTCGCGACAACCAGACGGCGTACCGACTGTCGAGTTTCCCGTCATGTCGCCGGAATTTTCAGCAATCCCTTGCTTTCTCACCCGCCCCCGGGTTCTACTAGGACCAGTCCCCCGTCCGCGACGAGCGGGCCACGGGAATGTCGTCCCGCAACGAGGAGGCGGGTTCATGTCCGTTGCGACCGACTTCTTTGAAATCACCCCGCGGAACTGGCGGGCGCGGCTGGCGGTCAGCGTCGACTTGATGCGCGAACTGAGTCGGTATACCGACCCGGATGAGATGTATCACGTCTTCGCCCGGCGGATGAGCCAGCTTTACCCCACCGCTCGGCAAGTCTCCCTGTCCCGCCGCGACCTGGAAGCCCCCCGGTTCCGGGTGATGCGGTTCAACCAGTGGAAGGACCGGGTCAACCCGTACAAGGAGCCGCACCGGTTGCCGGTCTACTCGGGCGGCCTGCTCGCGGAATTGCTGTACGCGGACGCCCCGCGCGTCATCGACGACCTGCACCTGGAAGACGACGACCCGGCGATCGAGTTCCTCGACGGGCAGCGGTCGCTGCTCGCCATCCCGCTCTACGAGGGCGGGGCGGCCCTCAACATGCTTGTCGTCACGCGGGAAGAGTCGGCCGCGTTCCCCCGCGAGCAGATCCCCGAACTCGTCTGGATGACGAACCTGCTCGGTCGCGCCATGCAGACTCTGGTGTTGACCGACGAACTCCAGGCGGCCTACGAGACGGCGGAGTACGAAGTCCGCACCATCGCCGCCCTGCAGCGGAGCCTGCTTCCGCCGGCCGTGCCCCAAGTCCCCGGGCTCGACGTGGCGGTTCACTACCGGGCCGCCAACCGCGCGGGCGGTGACTACTACGACTTCTTCCCGCTAGCCGACGGCCGGCTCGGCGTGCTGGTCGCGGACGTGAGCGGGCACGGAACGCCGGCTGCCGTCCTGATGGCGATCACGCACACCCTCGCCCACGCCTTCCCCGACCCGCCGACCAGTCCGGGTCGGCTCCTCGCCTATCTGAACGCCCGTCTCGCCCGGCGGTACACCGGCGCGACCGGGAACTTCGTCACGGCCTTTGCCGCGGTGTTCGACCCGGTCCGGTCGGTCGTGACTTACGCGAACGCGGGGCACATGCCGCCCCGCGTGGCGGCCGCGAACACCCCAGGTTGGTCGCCCTTGCCCGGCGGACAGCGATTGCCGCTCGGCGTCAACTCCCGCGACTCGGCTTACCCGGAAGTCACCATTCCGCTGGGCGTAGGCGACCGTGTGGCGATCTTTACGGACGGCATCATCGAGGCCGTCAACCGCGCCGGTGAGCCGTTCGGGTTCGACCGACTCGACGCCAGTCTCGGCCATTCACCCGCGCCGGCGGAAAGTATCGTTGGGGCGGTCCTGGGCGAACTCGATGATTTCGCGGACACCCCCGTGGCCGACGACCGGACACTTCTTGTCGTCCGGCGGACGTGAGCGGGTGCGCTAAACGCGCTTTTGCAGGTAAAAAGTCGATGCGTATGAACGTCTTGCGAACCGAAATCCTTTTCCTGGTTTCGATGTTCTGCGTCGTTATTGTTCAAGCCGGGGTCCCGGCCGCCGACAAGAAACAGCCACCGGCCGAACTCCTGGAGCGTGCCCAGAGCGGAAAGGCTGAGGCGCAACGGCTTCTGGGCTTGCTGTATCGGGACGGAAAAAGCGTCGAGCAGGATTACAAAGAAGCACTCCGCTGGAGCCGTTCGGCCGCCGACCAGGGCAACGGTCTGGCGCTGGACGACCTCGGCTACCTGTACTTCCTGGGCTGGGGCGTGCCCCAGGATTACGACATCGCGAAGGGCTATTTCAAGTCGGCGGGCCGGGCCGGCAACCCGCGCGGTTACTTCAACCTCGGGGAGTGTTATTTCAGCGGCCTGGGCGGCGAGCAGAATTACGAGCGAGCCGTGGAATATTGGAAGAAGGCGGCCGAGGCGGGGTCGGGAGAGGCCGCCCTGGCTCTGGCCATGCTGTACGCCTCGGGCGACGGCGCCCCCCGGGACGCGAATGAGGCCCTGCGCTGGTGCGAGATGGCGCTCAAGACCACGCCCACGGAGGCTCTCATTTTCCTGGGCGAGTTGCAATTCCAGATGG is a window encoding:
- a CDS encoding PP2C family protein-serine/threonine phosphatase, which encodes MSVATDFFEITPRNWRARLAVSVDLMRELSRYTDPDEMYHVFARRMSQLYPTARQVSLSRRDLEAPRFRVMRFNQWKDRVNPYKEPHRLPVYSGGLLAELLYADAPRVIDDLHLEDDDPAIEFLDGQRSLLAIPLYEGGAALNMLVVTREESAAFPREQIPELVWMTNLLGRAMQTLVLTDELQAAYETAEYEVRTIAALQRSLLPPAVPQVPGLDVAVHYRAANRAGGDYYDFFPLADGRLGVLVADVSGHGTPAAVLMAITHTLAHAFPDPPTSPGRLLAYLNARLARRYTGATGNFVTAFAAVFDPVRSVVTYANAGHMPPRVAAANTPGWSPLPGGQRLPLGVNSRDSAYPEVTIPLGVGDRVAIFTDGIIEAVNRAGEPFGFDRLDASLGHSPAPAESIVGAVLGELDDFADTPVADDRTLLVVRRT